From the Arthrobacter sp. PM3 genome, one window contains:
- the dinB gene encoding DNA polymerase IV: MQADKRAGGQDAAGGTAPAGAPAPGRLSEESLRELRRSSIMHVDMDAFFVSVELRSRPALKGKPVIVGYPAERSVVLSASYEARAFGVRSAMPMAVAARMCPSAVIIEPRHKLYYEVSGQIMAIFGSITDLVEPLSVDEAFLDVGGAIRRLGPPLEIGALIRERVARELGITASVGIAPSKFVAKIASTRCKPDGLLLIGPEETVPYLHSLPVSALWGIGSKTVEVLARKGIRTVADVAASPLPSLRKLLGATGEHVYRLSWGIDPRPVTPVRPEKSIGAEETFATDTADDALLHRELLRLSHRTAERLRSSGMHARTVALKLRYADFSTITRSRTVGTPIDSAQLLYAVAVQLLESVGDRPMTVRLVGIRAEQLEVAADAPLQLSLDRRDDNWRAAEQALDAVTRKFGNKSVLPARLLDPGRPTE, translated from the coding sequence ATGCAGGCAGACAAACGCGCGGGTGGCCAGGATGCGGCCGGCGGGACGGCACCCGCCGGGGCGCCGGCTCCCGGGCGCCTGAGCGAGGAATCACTGCGCGAACTCAGGCGCAGCAGCATCATGCACGTTGACATGGACGCCTTCTTCGTCTCGGTAGAGCTGCGCAGCCGGCCCGCGCTGAAGGGCAAACCCGTCATTGTGGGCTATCCGGCGGAGCGGTCCGTCGTGCTTTCGGCTTCCTATGAGGCCAGGGCGTTCGGCGTTAGGTCGGCCATGCCCATGGCGGTTGCGGCGCGGATGTGCCCTTCGGCTGTCATCATCGAACCCCGGCATAAGCTCTACTACGAGGTCTCCGGCCAGATCATGGCCATCTTTGGTTCCATTACGGATCTCGTGGAGCCGCTCAGCGTGGACGAGGCGTTCCTGGACGTCGGGGGAGCCATCAGACGGCTGGGTCCGCCGCTGGAGATCGGCGCGCTGATCCGGGAGCGCGTTGCCCGCGAACTGGGAATCACGGCGTCGGTGGGAATTGCCCCCAGTAAGTTTGTGGCCAAGATCGCCTCCACCCGGTGCAAACCGGACGGACTGCTGCTGATCGGGCCGGAGGAAACCGTTCCGTACCTGCACAGCCTTCCCGTCAGCGCGCTCTGGGGAATCGGCAGCAAGACGGTCGAGGTCCTCGCCCGGAAGGGTATCCGGACCGTGGCGGATGTCGCCGCCTCGCCGTTGCCCTCGCTGCGGAAGCTGCTGGGTGCCACGGGAGAACACGTCTACCGGCTTTCGTGGGGCATTGATCCGCGCCCCGTGACACCGGTGCGGCCGGAAAAGAGCATCGGTGCGGAAGAGACCTTCGCCACGGACACCGCCGACGACGCCCTGCTCCACCGGGAGCTGCTGCGGCTTTCGCACCGCACCGCGGAGCGTCTCCGCAGCTCCGGAATGCATGCCCGCACAGTAGCGCTGAAGCTGCGCTACGCCGACTTCTCCACAATCACGCGCAGCCGCACCGTGGGCACTCCGATCGACAGTGCCCAGCTCCTGTACGCAGTAGCCGTGCAGCTTTTGGAGTCGGTCGGCGATCGGCCCATGACTGTGCGGCTCGTGGGCATCCGGGCCGAGCAGCTCGAAGTTGCCGCAGACGCCCCGCTGCAGCTCAGCCTGGACCGCCGGGACGACAACTGGCGGGCCGCTGAACAGGCTCTGGACGCCGTGACCCGGAAATTCGGCAACAAATCGGTGCTGCCGGCCCGGCTCCTGGACCCCGGGCGCCCCACTGAATGA
- a CDS encoding DUF3040 domain-containing protein — protein MPLSEHEQKLLEQLEKQLHEDDPKFASSMGSVPGRSWSTRHLVIGVLGTLAGVLLLLVGVSMQNIFVGVLGFVVMGAGVYYATMRSSAVRKARAGGRKQGKPRSSFMSNLEQRWDERHKGES, from the coding sequence ATGCCGCTCTCGGAGCACGAACAGAAGTTGCTGGAGCAACTTGAGAAGCAGCTACATGAAGACGATCCCAAGTTCGCGAGTTCCATGGGATCGGTCCCCGGCCGATCTTGGTCCACCCGCCACCTTGTCATCGGCGTGCTGGGGACTCTTGCAGGAGTCCTGCTGTTGCTGGTCGGGGTGTCGATGCAAAACATCTTTGTCGGGGTGCTGGGCTTCGTGGTCATGGGTGCCGGCGTGTACTACGCCACCATGCGCAGTTCGGCCGTCCGCAAGGCCAGGGCCGGCGGCCGAAAACAGGGCAAGCCGCGGAGTTCTTTCATGAGCAATCTGGAGCAGCGCTGGGATGAACGGCACAAGGGCGAATCCTGA
- the mraZ gene encoding division/cell wall cluster transcriptional repressor MraZ translates to MFLGTHSPRLDEKGRIILPAKFREELAGGLVLTRGQERCIYVFSEAEFGRVHEQMREAPISSKQARDYIRVFLSGASDEVPDKQGRVTIPPALREYAGLGRELAVIGAGSRAEIWDAQAWNEYLAEKETAFSETDDAIPGIL, encoded by the coding sequence GTGTTTCTCGGCACACATTCGCCGCGTCTGGACGAAAAAGGTCGAATTATCCTCCCCGCCAAGTTCCGCGAGGAACTTGCCGGCGGGCTGGTTCTCACAAGGGGCCAGGAACGTTGCATCTACGTCTTCAGTGAGGCGGAATTCGGCCGGGTTCACGAGCAGATGCGGGAGGCTCCAATTTCCTCCAAGCAGGCACGTGACTACATCCGTGTTTTCCTCTCTGGAGCCTCGGACGAGGTACCTGACAAGCAGGGGCGCGTGACGATTCCGCCGGCGCTCCGGGAGTACGCAGGTCTTGGCCGGGAACTCGCCGTCATCGGCGCGGGATCCCGGGCGGAGATCTGGGACGCCCAGGCCTGGAATGAGTACCTGGCCGAAAAGGAAACCGCCTTCTCGGAAACCGACGACGCAATCCCGGGGATTCTCTGA
- the rsmH gene encoding 16S rRNA (cytosine(1402)-N(4))-methyltransferase RsmH yields MTDPDQAKPTSERHVPVLKDRCINLLAPGFDAARNRGETPVVIDATLGMGGHSEALLQRFPDLHLIGIDRDEEALALAGERLAPFADRTDLVHAVYDEIPDVLADLGFTEVHGVLMDLGVSSLQLDERDRGFAYSFDAPLDMRMDTSRGQTAADVVNTYSEEDLVRIIRKWGEEKFAGRIANRIVAARAEKPFTTTGELVEQIRSVVPAGAAKTGGHPAKRTFQALRIEVNEELDVLERAIPAAIGAIALGGRVVVMSYHSLEDKIVKGFFQAGSKSSAPLGFPVELEEHKAELKTLTKGTEVPTAAEIAENPRAASARLRAVERIKARRTA; encoded by the coding sequence ATGACGGATCCCGACCAGGCGAAGCCCACGTCCGAACGCCATGTGCCGGTCCTCAAGGACCGGTGCATCAATTTGTTGGCCCCCGGCTTCGACGCCGCCCGGAACCGCGGCGAGACCCCCGTGGTCATCGACGCCACGCTCGGCATGGGCGGGCACTCCGAGGCGCTCCTCCAGCGCTTCCCGGACCTCCACCTGATCGGCATCGACCGCGACGAGGAGGCACTGGCCCTGGCGGGGGAGCGGCTGGCGCCGTTCGCGGACCGGACCGACCTGGTCCACGCCGTTTATGACGAGATCCCGGACGTCCTCGCGGATCTCGGATTCACTGAAGTCCACGGCGTGCTCATGGACCTGGGCGTCTCCTCACTGCAGCTGGACGAGCGGGACCGCGGGTTCGCCTACTCCTTCGACGCGCCCCTGGACATGCGGATGGACACCAGCCGCGGCCAGACTGCCGCGGACGTCGTCAACACCTACAGCGAAGAAGACCTTGTCCGGATCATCCGGAAGTGGGGCGAGGAGAAATTCGCCGGCCGCATCGCGAACAGGATCGTCGCAGCGCGGGCCGAAAAGCCCTTCACCACCACCGGTGAACTCGTCGAGCAGATCCGCTCCGTGGTGCCGGCCGGCGCCGCCAAGACCGGCGGGCACCCGGCGAAGCGCACCTTCCAGGCGCTTCGGATCGAGGTCAACGAGGAACTGGACGTCCTGGAGCGCGCCATCCCCGCAGCCATCGGGGCCATCGCCCTGGGCGGCCGGGTGGTCGTCATGTCGTACCACTCGCTGGAGGACAAGATCGTCAAGGGCTTCTTCCAGGCCGGATCGAAGTCTTCGGCCCCGCTGGGCTTCCCGGTGGAACTCGAAGAGCACAAAGCCGAACTCAAGACCCTGACGAAGGGCACCGAGGTGCCCACCGCCGCTGAAATCGCCGAAAACCCCCGCGCAGCTTCCGCCCGGTTGCGCGCCGTCGAACGCATCAAAGCCAGGAGAACAGCATGA